The following proteins are co-located in the Hevea brasiliensis isolate MT/VB/25A 57/8 chromosome 11, ASM3005281v1, whole genome shotgun sequence genome:
- the LOC110664483 gene encoding MACPF domain-containing protein CAD1 gives MESEKKMSLSSDALTTTLSNSIQALGRGFDVTSDIRLLYCKGAPGSRLVHIDEEHTRDIVISDGVLLPNVSIDIDCSKDHRSIERIPVCSFHEMAGRFNDKSGISGHIPLGSFNAMFNFTGSWQVDATATKSLAMVGHFISLYNVQLAKVNLVLCEEIKRAVPYSWDPASLASFIESYGTHIITSATIGGRDVVYIRQHQSSSLSVSDIESYVEDIADQRFQDSKSQPSAGPLKYKDKDVTVIFRRRGGDDLEQSHAKWAETVQLAPDVINMTFTPIVSLLEGAPGMKHLARAIDLYLEYKPPIEDLQYFLDFQIARVWAPEQNNLQRKEPVCQSLQFSLMGPKLYISPDQVTVGRKPVTGLRLGLEGIKQNRLSIHLQHLVSLPKILQPHWDAHIAIGAPKWKGPEEQDSRWFEPIKWKNFSHVSTTPIECTDTSIGDLSGVHVVTGAQLGVWDFGAKNVLHLKLLFSKVPGCTIRRSVWDHSPSNPYAQQPNGASSSISNEKTPSDKKEDSSSNVGKLAKIVDVSEMSKGPQDIPGHWLVTGAKLGVDKGRIVLRVKYSLLNY, from the exons ATGGAAAGTGAAAAAAAGATGAGCTTGAGCTCAGATGCTTTGACCACTACTCTCTCCAACTCAATACAGGCTTTGGGTCGTGGGTTTGATGTCACATCTGATATACGGCTTTTGTATTGCAAGGGAGCTCCTGGGTCCAGGCTGGTGCATATTGATGAAGAGCATACCAGAGATATAGTCATCTCTGATGGGGTTTTGTTGCCGAATGTTTCTATCGATATTGACTGCTCTAAAGACCATAGGAGCATTGAAAGAATTCCTGTTTGCAGCTTCCACGAG ATGGCAGGAAGATTCAATGACAAATCAGGTATATCAGGACATATTCCGCTTGGAAGCTTTAATGCCATGTTCAATTTCACCGGTTCTTGGCAAGTTGATGCAACAGCAACAAAATCCCTTGCAATGGTTGGGCATTTCATTTCTCTTTATAATGTTCAATTAGCAAAAGTGAATTTAGTCTTGTGTGAGGAAATCAAGCGTGCTGTTCCATACTCCTGGGATCCTGCATCCTTGGCAAG CTTCATTGAAAGTTATGGTACCCATATTATCACATCCGCTACAATCGGTGGAAGAGATGTTGTTTACATCCGGCAGCACCAATCATCTTCTTTGTCAGTGTCAGACATTGAGAGCTATGTGGAAGATATTGCAGATCAGAGGTTTCAGGACTCAAAAAGTCAGCCAAGTGCTGGCCCCTTAAAATACAAGGACAAG GATGTAACAGTCATTTTTAGAAGGAGAGGAGGTGATGATCTTGAGCAGAGTCATGCCAAGTGGGCAGAGACCGTGCAGTTGGCACCAGATGTGATTAATATGACATTTACACCAATTGTTTCTCTGCTTGAAGGAGCACCTGGCATGAAGCATTTAGCCCGGGCAATTGATTTATACTTGGAGT ACAAGCCACCTATAGAGGACTTGCAGTATTTCTTGGATTTTCAAATTGCTCGAGTTTGGGCTCCAGAACAGAATAACCTTCAAAGAAAGGAGCCTGTTTGCCAATCCCTTCAATTCAGCTTGATGGGACCCAAGCTCTATATCAGCCCAGATCAG GTAACAGTTGGCCGTAAGCCAGTCACTGGTCTTAGACTTGGCCTCGAAGGCATTAAGCAAAACAGGCTCTCCATCCATTTGCAACATCTTGTGTCTCTTCCAAAAATTCTTCAGCCACACTGGGATGCACACATAGCCATAGGTGCGCCCAAGTGGAAAGGTCCTGAAGAGCAAGACAGCCGTTGGTTTGAGCCAATTAAGTGGAAGAACTTCTCTCATGTAAGCACAACACCGATAGAGTGCACTGATACTTCCATTGGAGATCTCTCTGGCGTTCACGTTGTCACTGGTGCTCAGCTTGGTGTTTGGGATTTTGGAGCCAAAAATGTGTTGCACCTCAAACTCCTGTTCTCTAAAGTTCCAGGTTGTACAATAAGACGGTCTGTATGGGACCATAGCCCCTCCAATCCTTATGCACAGCAACCCAATGGAGCATCATCATCAATATCAAATGAGAAAACCCCCAGTGATAAGAAGGAAGATAGTTCAAGCAATGTTGGGAAACTGGCAAAAATCGTTGACGTAAGCGAAATGTCAAAGGGACCGCAAGATATTCCAGGTCATTGGTTGGTAACAGGAGCCAAGCTTGGGGTGGACAAGGGAAGGATTGTTTTACGTGTGAAGTACTCCTTATTGAATTATTGA